Proteins encoded together in one Procambarus clarkii isolate CNS0578487 chromosome 11, FALCON_Pclarkii_2.0, whole genome shotgun sequence window:
- the LOC138363667 gene encoding uncharacterized protein, translating into MKLWTDQQDRESKLWTDQQDRESKLWTDQQDRESKLWTDQQERENKHWTDQQNRESTERIARMQLQARQDDQTSGRSTQTNVEQGKTVKLPKLANFDERGDSIGAYIKRFEGHAADCGWERSKWALALSALLKGRALSIYHSLGPHQRGDYEALTTALLNGFGITADRMLENFRRAQSQKGETYVLMLQRLESSLNRYCELMETAPGSMEFYQLMIREQFLEACESSLRVKLKEQEIVSNLCMAKQGDLWAGARRQVKGVKSHEKHHATGMGEGAKPKTGVSGEQGNSSNKHVHKCYTCGKPGHRAADYKANPKPGYIAGVSSSGKIHPNVGKDPLAGALEVVDGNVNGKSAKIFRDKRATAPMVRKSLVQPGSDTGRHIDVKFPNGYAKEMVEVYVWVDTPYIKGKIRAVQQERAVYGLLLGNVPGISDCPSPPLKKTGEREDAASAVCSRPQSADAKGDSPGMTSQGVTTPSPSSRIRECLQS; encoded by the coding sequence ATGAaactctggactgatcagcaggacAGAGAAAGTAAACTGTGGACTGATCAGCAGGACAGAGAAAGTAAACTGTGGACTGATCAGCAGGACAGAGAAAGTAAACTGTGGACTGATCAGCAAGAGAGAGAAAACAAACACTGGACTGATCAGCAGAACCGAGAAAGTACTGAACGCATAGCTCGCATGCAGTTGCAAGCAAGACAGGATGACCAgacaagtggtcgttcaacacagACTAACGTTGAACAAGGTAAGACTGTCAAACTACCTAAACTAGCTAACTTTGATGAAAGGGGCGACTCGATCGGTGCATACATCAAGCGTTTCGAAGGTCACGCCGCTGATTGCGGGTGGGAAAGATCAAAGTGGGCACTCGCTCTTAGTGCATTGTTAAAGGGTAGGGCACTATCTATCTACCACAGTCTGGGTCCGCACCAGCGCGGAGATTACGAGGCATTGACAACAGCGCTGCTGAACGGTTTTGGCATCACTGCAGACCGGATGCTAGAGAATTTCCGTAGAGCTCAATCGCAAAAAGGAGAGACATATGTGTTAATGTTACAGCGGTTAGAATCGAGTCTAAACCGTTACTGTGAACTCATGGAGactgctcctgggagcatggagTTCTATCAACTGATGATTCGTGAACAGTTCTTAGAAGCATGCGAATCGTCTCTGCGCGTCAAGCTCAAAGAGCAAGAAATTGTGTCAAATCTGTGTATGGCCAAGCAAGGTGATCTATGGGCTGGGGCCAGGAGACAGGTGAAAGGGGTGAAGTCGCACGAGAAGCATCATGCTACAGGTATGGGCGAGGGAGCTAAGCCTAAGACTGGTGTGTCGGGGGAGCAGGGAAACTCCTCCAACAAGCATGTGCACAAGTGCTACACCTGTGGTAAGCCAGGTCATCGTGCAGCTGATTACAAAGCAAACCCGAAACCAGGTTACATAGCAGGTGTGAGCTCAAGTGGTAAGATACATCCCAACGTCGGAAAGGATCCACTAGCTGGGGCCCTTGAGGTGGTGGACGGAAATGTTAACGGAAAATCGGCGAAAATCTTCCGTGACAAAAGAGCCACTGCCCCCATGGTAAGAAAGAGCCTAGTACAGCCAGGATCTGACACAGGTAGACATATCGATGTCAAATTCCCAAATGGCTATGCTAAAGAGAtggtggaggtgtatgtgtgggtcgaCACACCTTACATCAAAGGTAAAATCCGTGCCGTTCAACAGGAACGTGCTGTATATGGACTTTTGTTGGGAAATGTTCCAGGAATCTCTGATTGTCCAAGTCCGCCCTTGAAGAAAACGGGGGAGCGTGAGGACGCTGCCTCAGCTGTGTGCAGTCGTCCTCAGTCAGCTGATGCCAAGGGCGACTCGCCGGGGATGACGTCACAGGGagtgaccacaccctcacccagctcAAGAATAAGGGAGTGTCTGCAAAGTTAA